The Nitrospira sp. genome contains a region encoding:
- a CDS encoding response regulator, with product MANTTTVLIVECDRDMRHLLHDEFWSAGYRIREAQDGEEALRAVLEAPPDIILTDLHLPAGATDYISRLHRLAPQCPILVMTAFGGAQVRDHVMQSGASAYFDKPVRISDIRAKVEGLLFNSNRRVCDGNR from the coding sequence ATGGCTAACACAACGACTGTGTTGATCGTTGAGTGCGATCGAGACATGCGCCATCTGCTCCATGATGAATTCTGGAGCGCAGGTTATCGGATTCGCGAAGCCCAGGATGGCGAGGAGGCCCTCCGTGCCGTGCTGGAAGCGCCTCCCGATATTATCTTGACGGACCTCCACCTGCCCGCAGGAGCAACGGATTATATTTCACGATTGCACAGACTCGCTCCGCAGTGTCCCATTCTTGTCATGACGGCTTTCGGCGGAGCTCAAGTGAGAGACCATGTCATGCAGTCCGGGGCAAGCGCCTATTTTGATAAGCCCGTGCGTATCTCCGATATCAGAGCTAAAGTCGAGGGGTTACTCTTCAATTCGAATCGGAGAGTTTGTGATGGCAATCGGTAG
- a CDS encoding response regulator transcription factor, translating to MAKKQDTATLQFQPADRRFKSALHITPRQREILRLVALGHTNREIATSLDISVRTVEVHRFNLMRRLNVRNVAQLLRQALQQNLLPRNFGAK from the coding sequence ATGGCAAAAAAGCAGGATACCGCGACACTGCAGTTCCAACCGGCCGATCGCCGCTTCAAATCCGCGCTCCACATCACTCCCCGCCAGCGCGAGATCCTACGCTTGGTCGCGCTCGGCCATACCAACCGGGAAATTGCCACTTCGCTGGACATCAGTGTGCGGACGGTTGAAGTTCATCGCTTCAATCTGATGCGCCGACTCAATGTTCGGAACGTCGCCCAGCTCCTGCGTCAGGCACTGCAGCAGAACCTATTGCCGCGCAATTTCGGCGCCAAGTAA
- a CDS encoding ABC transporter ATP-binding protein, which yields MVTLRQLSKTYSRGEAVVTALQGVNLEIRSGEFCAFVGPSGCGKSTLLNLVAGLDMPTSGEIVLDGRSTTHLTSYDWTKIRRETIGIIFQAFHLVHGLTAEENVALPLMLRGEQGGDIEKRVDEMLNKVGMSHRRRHRPAELSGGEQQRIAIARALAHRPRLLLADEPTGNIDSHQGADIMTLIRELAESGGQTVLLVTHSSQAAQSADYTWSMRDGRLVSRTERTTELVAP from the coding sequence ATGGTGACATTGCGGCAACTTTCGAAAACCTATTCGCGCGGGGAGGCTGTAGTCACGGCCCTGCAGGGCGTAAATTTGGAGATTCGGTCCGGTGAGTTCTGTGCATTCGTAGGGCCCAGCGGATGCGGGAAAAGCACCCTCTTGAACCTTGTTGCGGGTCTGGACATGCCGACTTCCGGGGAGATCGTGCTCGATGGACGATCCACCACACACCTGACCAGCTACGACTGGACCAAGATCAGACGTGAAACCATCGGGATTATCTTTCAAGCCTTCCATTTGGTTCACGGCTTGACGGCTGAAGAGAATGTAGCGCTGCCCTTGATGCTGCGAGGTGAACAGGGAGGGGACATCGAAAAACGGGTGGACGAAATGTTGAACAAGGTTGGAATGAGTCACCGTCGCCGGCATCGACCCGCCGAGCTATCCGGTGGAGAACAACAACGAATTGCGATCGCGCGAGCGCTGGCGCATCGACCGCGTCTCTTGCTGGCCGATGAGCCGACGGGAAATATCGATTCTCATCAGGGAGCGGACATTATGACACTTATTCGGGAATTGGCGGAATCCGGCGGACAGACGGTTCTGCTGGTGACCCACAGCTCGCAGGCGGCGCAATCCGCCGACTATACGTGGAGCATGCGGGATGGACGGCTGGTCTCGCGTACCGAACGCACCACTGAACTGGTCGCTCCGTGA
- a CDS encoding SRPBCC family protein: MSVIEKAIDLNVSVRTAYNQWTQFEEFPRFMEGVEQVRQIDDKHLHWKASIGGKQEVWDAEITEQVPDQRIAWRSQHGAKNEGIVIFSPVTEGKSKINLRIEHEPHGVVERTDDAVGVVSQRVERDLKRFKEFIESRGQATGAWRGNVS, encoded by the coding sequence ATGTCTGTCATAGAGAAAGCTATTGATCTGAATGTTTCGGTCCGGACTGCCTACAATCAATGGACCCAATTTGAAGAATTCCCTCGATTCATGGAGGGGGTCGAGCAAGTCCGGCAGATCGACGATAAGCATCTGCATTGGAAAGCCAGTATTGGCGGAAAGCAGGAAGTATGGGATGCGGAAATCACCGAACAAGTTCCCGATCAACGGATCGCATGGCGGAGTCAACACGGGGCGAAGAACGAAGGGATCGTCATCTTTTCTCCTGTCACAGAGGGGAAGTCGAAGATCAACCTGCGCATCGAGCATGAGCCCCACGGAGTGGTCGAGAGAACGGATGATGCCGTGGGGGTGGTGTCTCAGCGAGTGGAAAGGGACTTAAAGCGATTCAAGGAGTTCATCGAGTCGCGTGGACAAGCAACCGGTGCCTGGCGAGGGAATGTGAGCTGA
- a CDS encoding dihydroorotate oxidase has protein sequence MNLSTTIAGVTFPSCFMNAAGALCVTRDELVALAKSGTGAIVTKSMTIEPRQGNPEPRYYGFPGGSINSMGLPNLGYQAYAELIPHLKSFGKPVMASVAGLGEDDFPTIAEVIDAAKPDLIEVNLSCPNIPGKPQIGYDPEASERLLKKVRRKITVPMGVKLPPYFDPAHHEVMGAVLGRCGVDFLNMINSVGNGVVVDPERETVVIKPKGGFGGLGGRLIKPVALANVRAFYKLFEGKMPIIGTGGIVEGVDAFEHFLCGASAVQIGTVLVEEGLDVFARLEAELTAVLMKKGYQSIQECRGRLKEL, from the coding sequence ATGAATCTTTCTACGACCATAGCCGGTGTCACCTTCCCGAGCTGTTTCATGAACGCAGCAGGCGCGTTGTGCGTCACGCGAGATGAGCTTGTGGCGTTAGCCAAATCCGGTACAGGAGCCATCGTCACCAAGTCGATGACGATTGAACCGCGCCAAGGGAACCCTGAGCCACGGTATTACGGGTTTCCGGGAGGATCGATCAATTCGATGGGGCTCCCCAATCTCGGCTATCAAGCCTATGCCGAATTGATTCCTCATCTCAAAAGTTTCGGAAAACCCGTCATGGCCAGCGTGGCCGGACTTGGCGAAGACGATTTCCCCACGATCGCAGAGGTCATCGACGCAGCCAAGCCGGATCTCATCGAGGTCAATCTCTCTTGTCCGAATATTCCCGGCAAACCGCAAATAGGCTACGACCCGGAAGCGTCTGAGCGGCTCCTGAAGAAAGTTCGCCGAAAGATTACGGTGCCGATGGGAGTCAAGCTGCCGCCTTACTTTGATCCGGCGCATCATGAGGTCATGGGTGCGGTGCTTGGGCGGTGTGGAGTAGACTTTCTCAACATGATCAATTCGGTCGGCAACGGTGTGGTGGTCGATCCGGAACGTGAAACCGTCGTGATCAAGCCGAAGGGTGGATTCGGAGGGTTAGGAGGGCGACTGATCAAACCGGTTGCGCTGGCCAACGTCCGGGCCTTCTATAAATTGTTTGAAGGGAAGATGCCGATCATAGGCACCGGCGGGATCGTCGAGGGCGTTGATGCCTTCGAACACTTCTTGTGCGGCGCGTCAGCCGTTCAAATCGGCACGGTGCTGGTGGAAGAAGGGCTGGATGTCTTTGCCCGACTCGAAGCGGAACTGACCGCAGTGTTGATGAAGAAGGGATATCAATCGATTCAGGAGTGCCGAGGCCGGCTCAAAGAATTGTAA
- a CDS encoding ComF family protein: MPVPLHRDRLRQREFNQSLLLADQIGRYLNIPVSYTNLIRSAHAPAQTTLSRKSRLKNLRRAFSVRHPGAIVNRRVLLIDDVFTTGTTVNECAKTLRRAGSGDVFVLTLGRTVDSNLVPDRILSRHPYPF; encoded by the coding sequence ATGCCCGTGCCCTTGCATCGTGACCGACTCCGGCAGCGGGAATTCAATCAGTCCCTGCTGCTCGCCGACCAGATAGGGCGCTATCTGAACATTCCTGTCTCGTACACGAATCTGATCCGAAGCGCTCACGCTCCAGCCCAAACCACATTGTCTCGGAAGAGCCGACTGAAAAACCTTCGTCGAGCCTTTTCGGTACGACACCCCGGTGCAATCGTCAATCGACGCGTTCTGCTCATCGACGACGTTTTCACGACCGGTACGACGGTGAACGAATGTGCGAAGACATTACGCAGAGCAGGATCTGGTGACGTATTCGTTCTGACCTTGGGGCGAACCGTGGATTCGAATCTCGTCCCTGACCGTATCCTCTCTCGCCATCCCTATCCCTTCTGA
- a CDS encoding DUF3703 domain-containing protein: MHPVLRQAYEKELTEAVAQYNAGDLQLAFFQLERAHILGQSFPVEHAKAHWWMLKVGWRRRDFVEITGQIPRILGALLFSRIWVPIGNPGGARVPPFQPMPVPEEFRSILKQYGRDSET; the protein is encoded by the coding sequence ATGCATCCCGTGCTCCGACAAGCCTATGAGAAAGAACTGACGGAAGCGGTCGCTCAGTACAATGCTGGTGACCTCCAGCTTGCATTTTTCCAACTTGAGCGCGCACATATCTTGGGACAATCCTTTCCTGTTGAACACGCAAAGGCCCACTGGTGGATGCTCAAGGTCGGATGGAGACGCCGGGATTTCGTTGAGATCACTGGTCAGATCCCACGAATTCTGGGAGCACTGCTTTTCTCACGAATTTGGGTACCGATAGGCAATCCTGGCGGAGCCCGAGTACCTCCGTTTCAGCCCATGCCCGTTCCTGAAGAGTTTCGATCCATATTGAAGCAGTATGGCCGAGACTCTGAGACATGA
- a CDS encoding RusA family crossover junction endodeoxyribonuclease, whose amino-acid sequence MSTKSNPSNLNTVREPSHPRIARSDGLMITLPVPPSINHQYATVNGRRLLSSAGRAYKTQVRQQVWIAFAQCPSRLSFQTRLQSEPLALSIRFFFASSLRRDLDSGLKIAQDAVCEGLGVNDNRIVETHLYKHVDKADPRIEVSLSFIDPDTQPDRLP is encoded by the coding sequence GTGTCGACGAAATCTAACCCGTCGAACTTGAACACGGTCCGGGAACCATCGCATCCGCGTATCGCCAGATCGGACGGACTCATGATCACGCTGCCTGTCCCACCCAGCATTAATCATCAATATGCGACAGTGAACGGGCGCCGATTGTTATCCTCTGCCGGACGCGCATATAAAACGCAGGTGCGCCAACAAGTGTGGATCGCGTTTGCGCAATGCCCGTCCAGACTTTCCTTCCAGACCCGGCTTCAATCCGAACCGCTGGCGCTTTCAATCCGGTTCTTTTTTGCATCCTCACTACGTCGCGACCTCGACAGCGGTCTCAAGATCGCCCAAGATGCCGTCTGCGAAGGCCTCGGCGTAAACGACAATCGCATCGTCGAAACCCATCTCTACAAACATGTCGACAAAGCCGATCCTCGAATCGAAGTTTCTCTTTCTTTCATTGATCCGGACACTCAGCCTGACCGCCTGCCGTAA
- a CDS encoding MEDS domain-containing protein, with protein sequence MPASGIRGIHDIPLGSHLCLFYRRPTEFLRVTASFLKAGLAERELCVWVLPPPLTILVALDELSNHGLHGPALQAEKQLHISSAEDWYGDGAFDVDDSLDRLTALPAMARQLGYTGVRAVGGPGQFLSEERRQAFMRYERHATAVIAEHPFIGLCCYASIRCLATDMFDIMCAHPRALLRTHGGWASI encoded by the coding sequence ATGCCTGCCAGTGGTATTCGTGGCATTCATGATATTCCCTTGGGATCACATCTCTGTCTGTTCTATCGGCGGCCCACAGAATTTCTGCGAGTTACTGCTTCCTTTCTGAAGGCCGGTTTGGCGGAACGCGAGTTGTGTGTCTGGGTGCTTCCGCCCCCGTTGACCATTCTGGTGGCCCTTGATGAACTGTCCAATCACGGCCTTCACGGTCCAGCGCTGCAAGCCGAGAAGCAGCTGCACATCTCGTCTGCGGAAGACTGGTATGGTGACGGGGCCTTCGATGTGGACGATTCCCTGGATCGGCTGACCGCCTTACCGGCCATGGCTCGCCAGCTCGGCTATACGGGGGTTCGTGCCGTGGGCGGACCGGGGCAGTTTCTGTCTGAAGAGCGTCGCCAGGCCTTTATGCGCTACGAGCGCCATGCGACTGCAGTCATCGCCGAACATCCATTCATCGGATTATGTTGTTACGCCTCAATCCGGTGTTTAGCGACAGATATGTTCGATATCATGTGCGCCCATCCCCGGGCCTTGCTTCGCACGCACGGAGGATGGGCCAGCATCTGA
- a CDS encoding PRC-barrel domain-containing protein, giving the protein MKIHNLLHYMTAVTVMVIVPHWVFAEGDLKPKPPKSSVEKQATDMTGGQPGTVEEYDVVPVRRGALVDEKGGALDQVVKNTKGETLGTIEKLLKDTKTGKVEYAVLEVEGTKHQLPLQWSQFKQSGGQLTLNATKEELQPSTNATQATDKSPDTSTYMEEINKVRGQPKPQGVAPDGGGTDRPAAVGPMGESEVGGAGPSGTRTLPPGGAPGYEGDHPSSKR; this is encoded by the coding sequence ATGAAGATACATAATCTGCTGCACTATATGACGGCGGTGACTGTGATGGTGATCGTGCCGCATTGGGTCTTTGCGGAAGGGGATTTAAAACCAAAGCCGCCGAAATCGTCCGTGGAAAAGCAAGCCACGGACATGACGGGTGGACAACCAGGCACTGTTGAGGAGTACGACGTGGTGCCCGTCCGACGCGGTGCCTTAGTCGATGAGAAGGGCGGCGCGCTCGATCAGGTCGTCAAAAACACAAAAGGAGAGACGCTGGGAACGATCGAAAAGCTGTTGAAGGATACCAAGACCGGAAAGGTGGAATATGCGGTCCTCGAGGTCGAAGGCACTAAACACCAACTGCCGCTTCAATGGAGCCAATTCAAGCAAAGCGGAGGACAGCTGACCTTGAATGCGACGAAAGAGGAACTGCAACCCTCGACCAACGCGACGCAGGCTACAGACAAGTCTCCGGACACGTCCACTTATATGGAGGAGATTAATAAGGTTCGGGGTCAACCGAAGCCGCAAGGCGTGGCTCCCGATGGGGGCGGCACCGACCGCCCAGCCGCTGTGGGTCCGATGGGTGAGTCCGAAGTTGGAGGTGCCGGTCCAAGCGGGACCAGGACACTTCCGCCCGGCGGCGCACCCGGTTATGAAGGGGATCACCCGAGCAGCAAGCGGTAA
- a CDS encoding helix-turn-helix domain-containing protein yields MSMTPKSELMTATETCRYLKITQRTLYRYLRSRQIPAFKLGKEWRFVRSDLEQWIRDRTRTAVNS; encoded by the coding sequence ATGAGCATGACTCCAAAGAGCGAACTGATGACGGCGACAGAAACATGCCGTTACCTCAAAATCACACAACGTACGCTCTATCGCTATCTACGGAGTCGGCAGATTCCCGCCTTCAAGCTCGGAAAAGAATGGCGATTTGTGCGTTCGGATTTGGAGCAGTGGATTCGCGACCGAACCCGAACCGCCGTGAACTCCTAA
- a CDS encoding ABC transporter permease, with protein sequence MSTFAKVVALLLLSHLKQWPLRTLLTIVGVALGVSASVAVRTANVDVLRSFEQAVLTVAGPTTLEVSGEETGLDEQVITRIRRVTGVTSASPVILQTAVRVSGDRPDNATQVLGLDLLAELNSRGFRISQPTTESRLMDMIHPQAVLLGAKLATEWNLSIDDHVDFLIGPGRLTCRVAGILRSESDRNSSWERMAVMDIAAAQVTFGMVGKVDRIDLVTDTNMSVEEVAERIRTVLPPHLTVERPANRTKQVEQMVRAFRLNLTVLSWVGLLVGMFLIYNTMAFAVAQRRREIGIYRAIGMTQSRVAALFLMEAGFFGFLGGTVGSVAGMVLAQELIALLSRTISDLYVPVGAGESGLLWTAQFWNIVLEGIIIGCVVSMIGAIGPSLDASRTATVRALAPGDYEASQQLRVGTLGIFGLSLLALAGLLSWPGPIRGVPLLGYAATLCLLAGLACLAPICVTGWRRRRYVGREFGARGVMRGIAVEHASRNPGRNGVTVSALMVGLAIMIGVLVMVRSFRHTVEVWVTDTVLADLVVAPSMWLRGTEIGSVGRSLPPSWLDVLSATPGVAAVDSYRDVRVEVNGHRVAIVSRDLRLHAQWSRYLVRNGDSSEQLNRAADTGGLLVSEVLADRLGVQEGSTLEIMTPSGARRFPIVAVFYDYSTDGGKLLMDRALYQSLWHDELITVFPVYLSAGSSIDPVRERITERLSDKAAGRLPPLVISNAELRKEILEIFDRTFLLTYVLEAIAVVIAMLGIVNTLITSILERRREFATLRAIGGSSEQIRQLVLWEAAYLGAVGITLGLIGGGLLSLLLIKVINKQSFGWTIQMIVPIGALVQAVTLAAIATLVAGYFPARWAARQPVIEGLREE encoded by the coding sequence ATGTCCACGTTCGCTAAGGTTGTTGCGCTTTTACTGCTTTCACATCTGAAGCAGTGGCCGTTACGTACGCTGCTGACGATCGTCGGGGTGGCGCTTGGGGTGTCAGCTTCCGTGGCGGTACGGACCGCCAATGTCGATGTGCTGCGTTCATTCGAACAGGCGGTGCTGACAGTGGCGGGTCCGACCACTTTGGAAGTGTCAGGAGAAGAGACCGGATTGGATGAACAGGTCATCACTCGTATACGAAGGGTCACAGGTGTGACCTCTGCATCTCCGGTGATTCTACAAACGGCGGTTCGGGTGAGTGGAGACCGGCCGGACAACGCGACACAGGTGTTGGGACTCGATCTACTGGCCGAACTCAATTCACGCGGGTTTCGAATAAGCCAGCCGACGACGGAAAGCCGGTTGATGGACATGATCCATCCGCAGGCCGTGTTGTTGGGAGCGAAACTGGCGACTGAGTGGAATCTGTCGATCGATGACCACGTCGACTTTCTCATCGGGCCTGGGCGTCTCACGTGTCGGGTGGCCGGAATTCTTCGAAGCGAATCAGACCGGAACTCGTCATGGGAACGCATGGCCGTCATGGATATCGCCGCGGCGCAAGTTACGTTCGGCATGGTCGGAAAGGTGGATCGAATCGATCTCGTGACCGACACGAACATGTCCGTCGAGGAAGTAGCCGAAAGGATACGAACCGTTCTCCCTCCGCACCTCACCGTCGAACGGCCCGCAAATCGGACGAAGCAAGTCGAGCAAATGGTGCGTGCGTTCCGCCTCAATTTGACGGTCCTGAGCTGGGTCGGGCTCTTGGTCGGAATGTTTCTGATTTACAACACGATGGCGTTTGCCGTTGCGCAGAGGAGACGCGAGATCGGAATCTATCGGGCCATCGGGATGACTCAGTCACGAGTGGCGGCTCTGTTCTTGATGGAAGCCGGCTTCTTCGGATTCTTAGGAGGAACCGTCGGAAGCGTGGCGGGGATGGTATTGGCTCAAGAGCTCATTGCGCTGCTCAGCCGAACCATCTCGGATCTTTACGTACCCGTGGGCGCCGGCGAGAGCGGCCTGCTCTGGACGGCACAATTTTGGAATATCGTGCTCGAGGGGATCATCATCGGCTGTGTGGTCTCCATGATCGGTGCCATCGGTCCTAGTTTGGATGCCAGCCGCACTGCAACGGTGCGCGCCTTAGCTCCCGGTGATTACGAAGCCAGTCAACAGTTGAGGGTGGGAACCCTTGGCATCTTCGGACTGAGTTTGCTCGCTCTCGCAGGACTGTTGAGTTGGCCGGGACCCATTCGCGGGGTTCCTCTGTTGGGATATGCGGCCACATTGTGTTTGCTGGCAGGGCTGGCCTGTTTGGCGCCGATCTGTGTGACCGGATGGCGCCGCCGCCGATACGTGGGGCGTGAGTTCGGCGCGCGGGGAGTCATGAGGGGGATTGCGGTGGAGCATGCATCGCGCAATCCTGGCCGCAACGGAGTCACGGTTTCCGCCTTAATGGTGGGACTCGCCATCATGATCGGGGTGCTGGTCATGGTGCGAAGTTTTCGACATACGGTGGAGGTATGGGTGACCGATACAGTCCTGGCTGATCTGGTCGTGGCGCCGTCGATGTGGTTGCGCGGCACGGAGATCGGGAGCGTGGGGCGGAGTCTCCCACCCTCGTGGTTGGACGTGTTGTCCGCGACCCCCGGCGTGGCGGCGGTGGATAGCTACCGTGATGTGCGGGTGGAGGTCAACGGCCACCGTGTGGCCATCGTATCACGGGATTTGCGGTTGCATGCCCAATGGAGCCGGTATCTAGTACGGAATGGCGATTCCTCCGAACAACTCAATCGGGCTGCCGATACCGGCGGTCTCCTCGTTTCCGAGGTATTGGCCGACCGATTGGGCGTGCAGGAGGGATCGACACTTGAGATCATGACGCCGAGCGGCGCCAGACGATTTCCTATCGTGGCGGTGTTTTATGATTATTCGACCGACGGCGGCAAGCTCCTCATGGATCGAGCGCTCTATCAGTCCTTATGGCACGATGAATTGATCACGGTATTCCCGGTCTACCTGAGCGCCGGATCGAGCATCGATCCTGTGAGGGAACGAATTACGGAACGATTGAGCGACAAAGCCGCCGGAAGGCTCCCACCGTTGGTGATCAGCAACGCCGAGCTCCGCAAAGAAATTCTCGAAATCTTCGACCGCACGTTCTTGCTGACCTATGTGCTGGAAGCGATCGCCGTCGTGATCGCCATGTTGGGGATCGTCAATACGCTGATCACGTCCATCCTCGAACGGCGCCGGGAGTTTGCGACCCTACGGGCCATCGGCGGCAGCTCAGAGCAAATTCGACAGCTCGTGCTTTGGGAGGCGGCCTATCTCGGTGCAGTAGGAATTACCTTAGGTCTCATTGGAGGCGGGCTCCTTTCCCTGTTACTCATAAAGGTCATCAACAAGCAATCCTTCGGATGGACGATTCAGATGATCGTCCCGATCGGCGCTTTGGTTCAGGCGGTGACTCTCGCAGCGATTGCCACGTTGGTGGCGGGCTACTTCCCGGCTCGGTGGGCGGCGCGGCAACCGGTCATAGAGGGGTTGAGGGAAGAGTAA